A single genomic interval of Bos javanicus breed banteng chromosome 26, ARS-OSU_banteng_1.0, whole genome shotgun sequence harbors:
- the GBF1 gene encoding Golgi-specific brefeldin A-resistance guanine nucleotide exchange factor 1 isoform X4 translates to MQQIPTGYLFYICRFARMVDKNIYIIQGEINIVVGAIKRNARWSTHTPLDEERDPLLHSFSHLKEVLNNVTELSEIEPNVFLRPFLEVIRSEDTTGPITGLALTSVNKFLSYALIDPSHEGTAEGMENMADAVTHARFVGTDPASDEVVLMKILQVLRTLLLTPVGAHLTNESVCEIMQSCFRICFEMRLSELLRKSAEHTLVDMVQLLFTRLPQFKEEPKNYMGTNMKKISPCLLNKLELSSGEQTKALNQLERVLLFKNLKLKMRAGGMSDSSKWKKQKRSPRAPRHMTKVIPGSEQPTSSGTTLSSNLSGGMPFIDVPTPISSASSETASAVVSPSTDSGLGFSSQTTSKEDLTDLEQPGSPGYSTVAESGSSELGVPEQPEPQEGAHVEKAQSTSVESIPEVLEECSSPADHSDSASVHDMDYVNPRGVRFTQSSQKEGTALVPYGLPCIRELFRFLISLTNPHDRHNSEVMIHMGLHLLTVALESAPIAQCQTLLGLIKDEMCRHLFQLLSVERLNLYAASLRVCFLLFESMREHLKFQLEMYIKKLMEIITVENPKMPYEMKEMALEAIVQLWHIPSFVTELYINYDCDYYCSNLFEDLTKLLSKNAFPVSGQLYTTHLLSLDALLTVIDSTEAHCQAKVLNNLIQQERKEAARPGYEAVDGTREANSTERAASDGKATGMAPDIAGLNLPGGGRLPAEHGKPGCSDLEEAGDSGADKKFTRKPPRFSCLLPDPRELIEIKNKKKLLITGTEQFNQKPKKGIQFLQEKGLLTIPMDNTEVAQWLRENPRLDKKMIGEFVSDRKNIDLLESFVSTFSFQGLRLDEALRLYLEAFRLPGEAPVIQRLLEAFTEHWRNCNGSPFANSDACFALAYAVIMLNTDQHNHNVRKQNAPMTLEEFRKNLKGVNGGKDFEQDILEDMYHAIKNEEIVMPEEQTGLVRENYVWNVLLHRGATPEGIFLRVPAGSYDLDLFTMTWGPTIAALSYVFDKSLEETIIQKAISGFRKCAMISAHYGLSDVFDNLIISLCKFTALSSESIENLPTVFGSNPKAHIAAKTVFHLAHRHGDILREGWKNIMEAMLQLFRAQLLPKAMVEVEDFVDPNGKICLQREETPSNRGESTVLSFVSWLTLSGTEQSSVRGPSTENQEAKRMALDCIKQCDPEKMITESKFLQLESLQELMKALVSVTPDEETYDEEDAAFCLEMLLRIVLENRDRVGCVWQTVRDHLYHLCVQAQDFCFLVERAVVGLLRLAIRLLRREEISGQVLLSLRILLLMKPSVLSRVSHQVAYGLHELLKTNAANIHSGDDWATLFTLLECIGSGVKPPAALQATARADAPDAGAQSDSELPSYHQNDVSLDRGYTSDSEVYTDHGRPGKIHRSATDADVVNSGWLVVGKDDIDNSKPGPGPSRPGPSPLVNQYSLTVGLDLGPHDTKSLLKCVESLSFIVRDAAHITPDNFELCVKTLRIFVEASLNGGYKSQEKRGKSHKYDNKGNRFKKKSKEGSVLRRPRTSSQHAARGGHSDDDEDEGVPASYHTVSLQLLDLMHTLHTRAASIYSSWAEEQRHLETGGRKIEADSRTLWAHCWCPLLQGIACLCCDARRQVRMQALTYLQRALLVHDLQKLDALEWESCFNKVLFPLLTKLLENISPADVGGMEETRMRASTLLSKVFLQHLSPLLSLSTFAALWLTILDFMDKYMHAGSSDLLSEAIPESLKNMLLVMDTAEIFHSADARGGSPSALWEITWERIDCFLPHLRDELFKQTVIQDPVPMEPHAPKPLASAHLTPAAGDTRSPGHPPPPEMPSELGTRDFEKPEGPRPANSSSSGSPVASSPSRLSPTPDGPPPLAQSPLILQPLASPLQVGVPPMTLPIILNPALIEATSPVPLLATPRPTDPMPTSEVN, encoded by the exons ATCCCAGCCATGAGGGCACAGCAGAGGGCATGGAGAACATGGCAGATGCTGTCACCCATGCCCGTTTTGTGGGCACAGATCCTGCCAGCGATGAGGTTGTCCTGATGAAAATCCTTCAG GTACTGCGGACTCTGTTGCTGACCCCAGTAGGTGCCCACCTAACCAATGAATCTGTGTGTGAGATTATGCAGTCTTGCTTCCGGATCTGCTTTGAAATGAGGCTCAGTG AGTTATTGAGAAAATCCGCAGAGCACACTCTCGTAGACATGGTGCAGCTGCTCTTCACAAG GTTACCTCAGTTTAAAGAAGAACCCAAGAACTATATGGGGACCAACATGAAAAAG ATTTCTCCATGTCTCCTCAACAAACTGGAGCTAAGTAGTGGGGAGCAGACCAAAGCCCTGAACCAGTTAGAGAGGGTACTACTCTTTAAGAACCTCaag CTGAAAATGAGAGCAGGAGGCATGAGTGATTCATCTAagtggaagaaacagaagagatctCCCCGGGCCCCACGCCATATGACCAAAGTCATACCAGGTTCAGAGCAGCCCACCTCCAGTGGAACCACCTTATCCTCTAACCTCAGTG GTGGCATGCCCTTCATTGATGTACCCACTCCCATCTCCTCTGCAAGTTCAGAAACGGCCTCAGCAGTGGTCAGCCCCTCTACTGACAGTGGTCTGGGGTTCTCTTCCCAGACCACCTCCAAAGAGGACCTCACTGACCTGGAGCAGCCTGGCTCTCCAGGGTACAGCACAGTTGCAGAGTCTGGCAGCAGTGAGCTGGGGGTTCCCGAGCAACCTGAGCCACAG GAAGGGGCCCATGTGGAAAAGGCCCAATCAACATCTGTGGAATCCATCCCTGAAGTGTTAGAGGAGTGTTCATCCCCTGCTGACCACTCTGACTCCGCCTCTGTCCACGACATGGATTACGTCAATCCCCGGGGCGTGCGCTTTACACAGTCCTCTCAGAAAGAAG GCACAGCTTTGGTCCCGTATGGTCTTCCCTGCATCCGTGAGCTCTTCCGCTTTCTCATCTCCCTCACCAACCCACACGACCGCCACAACTCCGAGGTTATGATCCACATGGGACTGCATCTGCTCACAGTGGCTCTTGAGTCTGCCCCCATAGCCCAGTGCCAAACCCTCTTGGGCCTCATCAAGGATGAGATGTGCCGCCACTTATTCCAG CTACTCAGCGTAGAGCGACTGAACCTTTATGCTGCTTCCCTTCGGGTATGCTTCCTACTCTTTGAGAGCATGAGGGAGCATCTCAAGTTCCAATTAGAG ATGtacatcaaaaagctcatggAGATCATCACTGTGGAGAACCCGAAGATGCCTTATGAGATGAAGGAGATGGCACTGGAGGCTATTGTGCAGCTCTGGCACATCCCCAGCTTTGTCACCGAGCTCTATATCAACTATGATTGTGACTACTACTGCTCCAACCTCTTTGAAGATCTCACCAAGCTGCTGTCCAAG AATGCCTTCCCTGTGTCTGGTCAGCTCTATACAACACATCTGCTGTCTCTCGATGCCCTATTGACAGTGATTGACAGCACTGAGGCCCACTGCCAGGCCAAAGTCCTCAACAACCTTATCcagcaagaaaggaaagaggcagCCAGACCTGGCTATGAGGCAGTAGATGGCACTCGAGAAGCCAACAGTA CTGAGAGAGCAGCCAGTGATGGGAAGGCTACAGGCATGGCCCCAGACATCGCAGGCCTGAATCTGCCAGGTGGAGGGCGGCTGCCAGCAGAACATGGGAAACCAGGATGCAGTGATCTGGAGGAAGCTGGTGACTCCGGGG CTGACAAAAAGTTTACCCGGAAGCCACCTCGATTTTCCTGTCTCCTGCCAGATCCACGGGAGTtgattgaaattaaaaacaaaaagaag CTGCTGATCACTGGCACAGAGCAGTTCAACCAGAAACCAAAGAAGGGGATCCAGTTTTTGCAGGAGAAAGGTCTCCTTACCATCCCAATGGATAACACAGAGGTAGCCCAGTGGCTGCGAGAGAACCCTCGACTGGACAAGAAAATGATTGGAGAGTTTGTGAGTGACCGCAAAAACATTGACCTGCTGGAGAGCTTTGTGAG CACTTTCAGCTTTCAGGGTCTGCGATTAGATGAAGCTCTCCGGCTCTACCTGGAAGCCTTCCGCTTGCCCGGGGAAGCACCGGTCATCCAGAGGTTGCTAGAGGCATTCACAGAACATTGGAGG AATTGTAATGGCTCCCCATTTGCCAATAGCGATGCCTGCTTTGCCCTGGCCTATGCTGTCATCATGCTTAATACTGACCAGCACAACCACAATGTTCGCAAACAGAATGCGCCCATGACCCTAGAG GAGTTTCGCAAAAATCTAAAAGGTGTGAATGGAGGCAAGGACTTTGAACAAGACATCCTGGAGGACATGTACCATGCCATCAA GAATGAGGAAATTGTGATGCCTGAGGAGCAGACAGGCTTGGTCCGGGAGAATTATGTGTGGAATGTGTTGCTTCATCGTGGTGCCACCCCAGAGGGCATATTCCTACGTGTGCCTGCTGGCAGCTATGATCTtgacctcttcaccatgacctggGGCCCCACTATTGCTGCTCTCTCTTATGTCTTTGACAAAAGCCTTGAGGAGACAATCATCCAAAAAGCCATCTCAGGCTTCAG GAAGTGCGCCATGATCTCCGCCCACTATGGCCTCAGTGATGTGTTTGACAATCTCATCATCTCTCTATGCAAATTCACAGCTCTCAGCAGTGAG tctattGAGAACCTACCCACTGTGTTTGGAAGCAACCCTAAAGCCCACATTGCAGCCAAGACGGTGTTCCATTTGGCCCACCGTCATGGTGACATCCTGCGAGAGGGCTGGAAGAATATCATGGAGGCCATGCTGCAACTCTTCCGAGCCCAACTGCTACCCAAGGCTATGGTAGAG GTAGAAGACTTTGTGGATCCCAATGGCAAGATCTGTCTACAGCGGGAAGAGACACCATCAAACCG AGGAGAGTCAACAGTGCTGAGCTTTGTGAGCTGGCTGACACTAAGTGGTACTGAGCAGTCTAGTGTGCGGGGCCCATCCACTGAAAACCAAGAGGCCAAGAGAATGGCTTTGGACTGTATCAAG CAATGTGACCCAGAAAAGATGATCACAGAAAGCAAATTCCTCCAGCTGGAGTCACTGCAGGAGCTCATGAAG GCTCTGGTCTCAGTGACACCAGATGAAGAGACCTATGATGAAGAGGATGCTGCTTTCTGCCTGGAAATGCTGCTGAGGATTGTGCTAGAGAACAG GGACCGTGTTGGCTGTGTGTGGCAGACTGTTCGAGACCATCTATACCACCTATGTGTCCAGGCCCAGGACTTCTGCTTCCTTGTGGAGCGGGCAGTGGTGGGGCTGCTGCGCCTAGCCATTCGGTTACTCCGGAGAGAAGAGATCAGTGGCCAG GTACTGCTCTCCCTGCGCATTTTGTTACTAATGAAGCCCAGCGTGTTGTCCCGAGTCAGTCACCAGGTAGCCTATGGGCTCCATGAACTCCTTAAGACCAACGCAGCCAATATCCACTCAGGCGATGACTGGGCCACTCTCTTCACACTGCTGGAATGCATTGGCTCAGGTGTAAAGCCTCCAGCTGCCCTGCAGGCCACAGCCAGGGCCGACGCACCTGATGCTG GGGCCCAGTCAGATAGTGAACTCCCATCCTACCATCAAAATGATGTGAGCCTGGACCGGGGGTACACTTCTGACTCAGAGGTCTACACTGACCATGGCAGACCTGGCAAGATTCATCGATCGGCCACGGATGCTGATGTGGTCAACAGCGGTTGGTTAGTG GTGGGGAAAGATGACATCGATAACTCTAAGCCAGGACCTGGGCCCAGCCGGCCAGGTCCTTCACCCCTGGTCAATCAGTACAGCCTAACGGTGGGGCTGGACCTCGGGCCACATGATACCAAGTCCCTGCTCAAGTGTGTGGAGTCACTGTCCTTCATCGTGCGTGATGCTGCCCACATCACACCTGACAACTTCGAGCTCTGTGTCAAGACTCTCCGCATCTTTGTGGAGGCCAGTCTAAATGGCG GGTACAAGTCCCAGGAAAAACGTGGCAAGAGTCACAAATATGACAACAAAGGGAACCGCTTCAAGAAAAAATCCAAGGAAGGCTCAGTGCTTCGGCGGCCTCGAACCTCCAGCCAACATGCCGCTAGGGGCGGGCATAGTGACGACGATGAGGATGAAGGTGTGCCAGCCAGCTACCATACGGTGTCTTTACAG TTGCTAGATCTGATGCACACCCTGCACACAAGGGCAGCCTCCATCTACAGCTCATGGGCGGAGGAGCAGCGCCACCTGGAGACAGGCGGCCGGAAGATTGAAGCTGATTCACGCACCCTCTGGGCTCACTGCTGGTGCCCTTTACTGCAGG GCATTGCCTGCCTGTGCTGTGATGCCCGGCGGCAGGTGAGGATGCAGGCACTGACCTATCTGCAGCGAGCACTGCTGGTACATGATCTGCAGAAGTTAGATGCTCTGGAATGGGAGTCCTGTTTTAACAAG GTGCTGTTTCCTCTACTGACCAAGCTCTTGGAGAACATCAGCCCTGCAGATGTGGGTGGGATGGAGGAGACCCGGATGAGGGCTTCCACCCTGCTCTCTAAG GTCTTCCTGCAGCACCTGTCTCCACTGCTGTCGCTCTCCACCTTTGCGGCCCTCTGGCTGACAATCCTGGACTTCATGGACAAGTACATGCACGCAGGCTCCAGTGACTTACTG TCAGAGGCCATTCCAGAGTCTCTGAAGAACATGCTCCTGGTGATGGACACAGCAGAGATTTTCCACAGTGCAGATGCCCGAGGAGGCAGCCCCTCAGCCCTCTGGGAGATCACCTGGGAACGCATTGACTGTTTCCTGCCCCACCTGCGAGATGAGCTCTTCAAGCAGACTGTCATCCAGG aCCCTGTGCCCATGGAGCCTCATGCCCCCAAACCGCTGGCCTCAGCACACCTGACTCCTGCTGCTGGTGACACTAGGAGCCCTGGCCATCCACCTCCCCCAGAAATGCCCTCTGAGCTGGGGACCCGTG ACTTTGAGAAGCCCGAGGGCCCCCGACCTGCTAACAGCAGTTCTTCTGGATCACCAGTGGCGTCCAGCCCCAGCAGGCTGAGCCCTACCCCAGATGGGCCTCCTCCGCTGGCTCAGTCCCCACTGATCCTGCAGCCCTTGGCCTCCCCGCTGCAGGTGGGCGTGCCCCCCATGACTCTGCCCATCATCCTCAACCCCGCTCTCATTGAGGCCACCTCACCTGTGCCCCTCTTGGCCACACCTCGTCCCACAGACCCCATGCCCACCTCTGAGGTCAACTAA
- the GBF1 gene encoding Golgi-specific brefeldin A-resistance guanine nucleotide exchange factor 1 isoform X6, with the protein MQQIPTGYLFYICRFARMVDKNIYIIQGEINIVVGAIKRNARWSTHTPLDEERDPLLHSFSHLKEVLNNVTELSEIEPNVFLRPFLEVIRSEDTTGPITGLALTSVNKFLSYALIDPSHEGTAEGMENMADAVTHARFVGTDPASDEVVLMKILQVLRTLLLTPVGAHLTNESVCEIMQSCFRICFEMRLSELLRKSAEHTLVDMVQLLFTRLPQFKEEPKNYMGTNMKKLKMRAGGMSDSSKWKKQKRSPRAPRHMTKVIPGSEQPTSSGTTLSSNLSGGMPFIDVPTPISSASSETASAVVSPSTDSGLGFSSQTTSKEDLTDLEQPGSPGYSTVAESGSSELGVPEQPEPQQEGAHVEKAQSTSVESIPEVLEECSSPADHSDSASVHDMDYVNPRGVRFTQSSQKEGTALVPYGLPCIRELFRFLISLTNPHDRHNSEVMIHMGLHLLTVALESAPIAQCQTLLGLIKDEMCRHLFQLLSVERLNLYAASLRVCFLLFESMREHLKFQLEMYIKKLMEIITVENPKMPYEMKEMALEAIVQLWHIPSFVTELYINYDCDYYCSNLFEDLTKLLSKNAFPVSGQLYTTHLLSLDALLTVIDSTEAHCQAKVLNNLIQQERKEAARPGYEAVDGTREANSTERAASDGKATGMAPDIAGLNLPGGGRLPAEHGKPGCSDLEEAGDSGADKKFTRKPPRFSCLLPDPRELIEIKNKKKLLITGTEQFNQKPKKGIQFLQEKGLLTIPMDNTEVAQWLRENPRLDKKMIGEFVSDRKNIDLLESFVSTFSFQGLRLDEALRLYLEAFRLPGEAPVIQRLLEAFTEHWRNCNGSPFANSDACFALAYAVIMLNTDQHNHNVRKQNAPMTLEEFRKNLKGVNGGKDFEQDILEDMYHAIKNEEIVMPEEQTGLVRENYVWNVLLHRGATPEGIFLRVPAGSYDLDLFTMTWGPTIAALSYVFDKSLEETIIQKAISGFRKCAMISAHYGLSDVFDNLIISLCKFTALSSESIENLPTVFGSNPKAHIAAKTVFHLAHRHGDILREGWKNIMEAMLQLFRAQLLPKAMVEVEDFVDPNGKICLQREETPSNRGESTVLSFVSWLTLSGTEQSSVRGPSTENQEAKRMALDCIKQCDPEKMITESKFLQLESLQELMKALVSVTPDEETYDEEDAAFCLEMLLRIVLENRDRVGCVWQTVRDHLYHLCVQAQDFCFLVERAVVGLLRLAIRLLRREEISGQVLLSLRILLLMKPSVLSRVSHQVAYGLHELLKTNAANIHSGDDWATLFTLLECIGSGVKPPAALQATARADAPDAGAQSDSELPSYHQNDVSLDRGYTSDSEVYTDHGRPGKIHRSATDADVVNSGWLVVGKDDIDNSKPGPGPSRPGPSPLVNQYSLTVGLDLGPHDTKSLLKCVESLSFIVRDAAHITPDNFELCVKTLRIFVEASLNGGYKSQEKRGKSHKYDNKGNRFKKKSKEGSVLRRPRTSSQHAARGGHSDDDEDEGVPASYHTVSLQVSQDLLDLMHTLHTRAASIYSSWAEEQRHLETGGRKIEADSRTLWAHCWCPLLQGIACLCCDARRQVRMQALTYLQRALLVHDLQKLDALEWESCFNKVLFPLLTKLLENISPADVGGMEETRMRASTLLSKVFLQHLSPLLSLSTFAALWLTILDFMDKYMHAGSSDLLSEAIPESLKNMLLVMDTAEIFHSADARGGSPSALWEITWERIDCFLPHLRDELFKQTVIQDPVPMEPHAPKPLASAHLTPAAGDTRSPGHPPPPEMPSELGTRDFEKPEGPRPANSSSSGSPVASSPSRLSPTPDGPPPLAQSPLILQPLASPLQVGVPPMTLPIILNPALIEATSPVPLLATPRPTDPMPTSEVN; encoded by the exons ATCCCAGCCATGAGGGCACAGCAGAGGGCATGGAGAACATGGCAGATGCTGTCACCCATGCCCGTTTTGTGGGCACAGATCCTGCCAGCGATGAGGTTGTCCTGATGAAAATCCTTCAG GTACTGCGGACTCTGTTGCTGACCCCAGTAGGTGCCCACCTAACCAATGAATCTGTGTGTGAGATTATGCAGTCTTGCTTCCGGATCTGCTTTGAAATGAGGCTCAGTG AGTTATTGAGAAAATCCGCAGAGCACACTCTCGTAGACATGGTGCAGCTGCTCTTCACAAG GTTACCTCAGTTTAAAGAAGAACCCAAGAACTATATGGGGACCAACATGAAAAAG CTGAAAATGAGAGCAGGAGGCATGAGTGATTCATCTAagtggaagaaacagaagagatctCCCCGGGCCCCACGCCATATGACCAAAGTCATACCAGGTTCAGAGCAGCCCACCTCCAGTGGAACCACCTTATCCTCTAACCTCAGTG GTGGCATGCCCTTCATTGATGTACCCACTCCCATCTCCTCTGCAAGTTCAGAAACGGCCTCAGCAGTGGTCAGCCCCTCTACTGACAGTGGTCTGGGGTTCTCTTCCCAGACCACCTCCAAAGAGGACCTCACTGACCTGGAGCAGCCTGGCTCTCCAGGGTACAGCACAGTTGCAGAGTCTGGCAGCAGTGAGCTGGGGGTTCCCGAGCAACCTGAGCCACAG CAGGAAGGGGCCCATGTGGAAAAGGCCCAATCAACATCTGTGGAATCCATCCCTGAAGTGTTAGAGGAGTGTTCATCCCCTGCTGACCACTCTGACTCCGCCTCTGTCCACGACATGGATTACGTCAATCCCCGGGGCGTGCGCTTTACACAGTCCTCTCAGAAAGAAG GCACAGCTTTGGTCCCGTATGGTCTTCCCTGCATCCGTGAGCTCTTCCGCTTTCTCATCTCCCTCACCAACCCACACGACCGCCACAACTCCGAGGTTATGATCCACATGGGACTGCATCTGCTCACAGTGGCTCTTGAGTCTGCCCCCATAGCCCAGTGCCAAACCCTCTTGGGCCTCATCAAGGATGAGATGTGCCGCCACTTATTCCAG CTACTCAGCGTAGAGCGACTGAACCTTTATGCTGCTTCCCTTCGGGTATGCTTCCTACTCTTTGAGAGCATGAGGGAGCATCTCAAGTTCCAATTAGAG ATGtacatcaaaaagctcatggAGATCATCACTGTGGAGAACCCGAAGATGCCTTATGAGATGAAGGAGATGGCACTGGAGGCTATTGTGCAGCTCTGGCACATCCCCAGCTTTGTCACCGAGCTCTATATCAACTATGATTGTGACTACTACTGCTCCAACCTCTTTGAAGATCTCACCAAGCTGCTGTCCAAG AATGCCTTCCCTGTGTCTGGTCAGCTCTATACAACACATCTGCTGTCTCTCGATGCCCTATTGACAGTGATTGACAGCACTGAGGCCCACTGCCAGGCCAAAGTCCTCAACAACCTTATCcagcaagaaaggaaagaggcagCCAGACCTGGCTATGAGGCAGTAGATGGCACTCGAGAAGCCAACAGTA CTGAGAGAGCAGCCAGTGATGGGAAGGCTACAGGCATGGCCCCAGACATCGCAGGCCTGAATCTGCCAGGTGGAGGGCGGCTGCCAGCAGAACATGGGAAACCAGGATGCAGTGATCTGGAGGAAGCTGGTGACTCCGGGG CTGACAAAAAGTTTACCCGGAAGCCACCTCGATTTTCCTGTCTCCTGCCAGATCCACGGGAGTtgattgaaattaaaaacaaaaagaag CTGCTGATCACTGGCACAGAGCAGTTCAACCAGAAACCAAAGAAGGGGATCCAGTTTTTGCAGGAGAAAGGTCTCCTTACCATCCCAATGGATAACACAGAGGTAGCCCAGTGGCTGCGAGAGAACCCTCGACTGGACAAGAAAATGATTGGAGAGTTTGTGAGTGACCGCAAAAACATTGACCTGCTGGAGAGCTTTGTGAG CACTTTCAGCTTTCAGGGTCTGCGATTAGATGAAGCTCTCCGGCTCTACCTGGAAGCCTTCCGCTTGCCCGGGGAAGCACCGGTCATCCAGAGGTTGCTAGAGGCATTCACAGAACATTGGAGG AATTGTAATGGCTCCCCATTTGCCAATAGCGATGCCTGCTTTGCCCTGGCCTATGCTGTCATCATGCTTAATACTGACCAGCACAACCACAATGTTCGCAAACAGAATGCGCCCATGACCCTAGAG GAGTTTCGCAAAAATCTAAAAGGTGTGAATGGAGGCAAGGACTTTGAACAAGACATCCTGGAGGACATGTACCATGCCATCAA GAATGAGGAAATTGTGATGCCTGAGGAGCAGACAGGCTTGGTCCGGGAGAATTATGTGTGGAATGTGTTGCTTCATCGTGGTGCCACCCCAGAGGGCATATTCCTACGTGTGCCTGCTGGCAGCTATGATCTtgacctcttcaccatgacctggGGCCCCACTATTGCTGCTCTCTCTTATGTCTTTGACAAAAGCCTTGAGGAGACAATCATCCAAAAAGCCATCTCAGGCTTCAG GAAGTGCGCCATGATCTCCGCCCACTATGGCCTCAGTGATGTGTTTGACAATCTCATCATCTCTCTATGCAAATTCACAGCTCTCAGCAGTGAG tctattGAGAACCTACCCACTGTGTTTGGAAGCAACCCTAAAGCCCACATTGCAGCCAAGACGGTGTTCCATTTGGCCCACCGTCATGGTGACATCCTGCGAGAGGGCTGGAAGAATATCATGGAGGCCATGCTGCAACTCTTCCGAGCCCAACTGCTACCCAAGGCTATGGTAGAG GTAGAAGACTTTGTGGATCCCAATGGCAAGATCTGTCTACAGCGGGAAGAGACACCATCAAACCG AGGAGAGTCAACAGTGCTGAGCTTTGTGAGCTGGCTGACACTAAGTGGTACTGAGCAGTCTAGTGTGCGGGGCCCATCCACTGAAAACCAAGAGGCCAAGAGAATGGCTTTGGACTGTATCAAG CAATGTGACCCAGAAAAGATGATCACAGAAAGCAAATTCCTCCAGCTGGAGTCACTGCAGGAGCTCATGAAG GCTCTGGTCTCAGTGACACCAGATGAAGAGACCTATGATGAAGAGGATGCTGCTTTCTGCCTGGAAATGCTGCTGAGGATTGTGCTAGAGAACAG GGACCGTGTTGGCTGTGTGTGGCAGACTGTTCGAGACCATCTATACCACCTATGTGTCCAGGCCCAGGACTTCTGCTTCCTTGTGGAGCGGGCAGTGGTGGGGCTGCTGCGCCTAGCCATTCGGTTACTCCGGAGAGAAGAGATCAGTGGCCAG GTACTGCTCTCCCTGCGCATTTTGTTACTAATGAAGCCCAGCGTGTTGTCCCGAGTCAGTCACCAGGTAGCCTATGGGCTCCATGAACTCCTTAAGACCAACGCAGCCAATATCCACTCAGGCGATGACTGGGCCACTCTCTTCACACTGCTGGAATGCATTGGCTCAGGTGTAAAGCCTCCAGCTGCCCTGCAGGCCACAGCCAGGGCCGACGCACCTGATGCTG GGGCCCAGTCAGATAGTGAACTCCCATCCTACCATCAAAATGATGTGAGCCTGGACCGGGGGTACACTTCTGACTCAGAGGTCTACACTGACCATGGCAGACCTGGCAAGATTCATCGATCGGCCACGGATGCTGATGTGGTCAACAGCGGTTGGTTAGTG GTGGGGAAAGATGACATCGATAACTCTAAGCCAGGACCTGGGCCCAGCCGGCCAGGTCCTTCACCCCTGGTCAATCAGTACAGCCTAACGGTGGGGCTGGACCTCGGGCCACATGATACCAAGTCCCTGCTCAAGTGTGTGGAGTCACTGTCCTTCATCGTGCGTGATGCTGCCCACATCACACCTGACAACTTCGAGCTCTGTGTCAAGACTCTCCGCATCTTTGTGGAGGCCAGTCTAAATGGCG GGTACAAGTCCCAGGAAAAACGTGGCAAGAGTCACAAATATGACAACAAAGGGAACCGCTTCAAGAAAAAATCCAAGGAAGGCTCAGTGCTTCGGCGGCCTCGAACCTCCAGCCAACATGCCGCTAGGGGCGGGCATAGTGACGACGATGAGGATGAAGGTGTGCCAGCCAGCTACCATACGGTGTCTTTACAGGTCAGTCAGGAC TTGCTAGATCTGATGCACACCCTGCACACAAGGGCAGCCTCCATCTACAGCTCATGGGCGGAGGAGCAGCGCCACCTGGAGACAGGCGGCCGGAAGATTGAAGCTGATTCACGCACCCTCTGGGCTCACTGCTGGTGCCCTTTACTGCAGG GCATTGCCTGCCTGTGCTGTGATGCCCGGCGGCAGGTGAGGATGCAGGCACTGACCTATCTGCAGCGAGCACTGCTGGTACATGATCTGCAGAAGTTAGATGCTCTGGAATGGGAGTCCTGTTTTAACAAG GTGCTGTTTCCTCTACTGACCAAGCTCTTGGAGAACATCAGCCCTGCAGATGTGGGTGGGATGGAGGAGACCCGGATGAGGGCTTCCACCCTGCTCTCTAAG GTCTTCCTGCAGCACCTGTCTCCACTGCTGTCGCTCTCCACCTTTGCGGCCCTCTGGCTGACAATCCTGGACTTCATGGACAAGTACATGCACGCAGGCTCCAGTGACTTACTG TCAGAGGCCATTCCAGAGTCTCTGAAGAACATGCTCCTGGTGATGGACACAGCAGAGATTTTCCACAGTGCAGATGCCCGAGGAGGCAGCCCCTCAGCCCTCTGGGAGATCACCTGGGAACGCATTGACTGTTTCCTGCCCCACCTGCGAGATGAGCTCTTCAAGCAGACTGTCATCCAGG aCCCTGTGCCCATGGAGCCTCATGCCCCCAAACCGCTGGCCTCAGCACACCTGACTCCTGCTGCTGGTGACACTAGGAGCCCTGGCCATCCACCTCCCCCAGAAATGCCCTCTGAGCTGGGGACCCGTG ACTTTGAGAAGCCCGAGGGCCCCCGACCTGCTAACAGCAGTTCTTCTGGATCACCAGTGGCGTCCAGCCCCAGCAGGCTGAGCCCTACCCCAGATGGGCCTCCTCCGCTGGCTCAGTCCCCACTGATCCTGCAGCCCTTGGCCTCCCCGCTGCAGGTGGGCGTGCCCCCCATGACTCTGCCCATCATCCTCAACCCCGCTCTCATTGAGGCCACCTCACCTGTGCCCCTCTTGGCCACACCTCGTCCCACAGACCCCATGCCCACCTCTGAGGTCAACTAA